From the genome of Lotus japonicus ecotype B-129 chromosome 6, LjGifu_v1.2, one region includes:
- the LOC130723885 gene encoding 60S ribosomal protein L6, mitochondrial-like: protein MEAKYFRFLKIVGVGYKARAEAAGRLLLLKLGYSHEVELTVPPAVRVFCFKNNVVCCTGIDKQRVHQFAATVRNCKPPEVYKGKGIMYVDEVIKKKQGKKSK from the coding sequence ATGGAGGCCAAATATTTTCGCTTTCTTAAGATTGTGGGGGTTGGATATAAAGCGAGGGCTGAAGCTGCAGGGCGGCTGTTGCTTCTCAAATTGGGTTATAGTCATGAGGTGGAATTAACTGTGCCTCCTGCAGTTCGTGTTTTCTGCTTCAAAAACAATGTAGTTTGTTGTACTGGAATAGACAAGCAAAGGGTGCACCAGTTTGCAGCCACTGTTCGGAATTGTAAGCCACCTGAAGTTTACAAAGGGAAGGGCATAATGTACGTCGATGAAGTTATTAAGAAAAAACAAGGAAAGAAGTCTAAGTGA